The Streptomyces tendae genome has a window encoding:
- a CDS encoding MCE family protein, with the protein MTGADTAHTRRRPLTGPLLKSLAFVVVTALATTLLGLGVAGSGAGGGGRTYKALFTDVTGLRDGDSVRISGVTVGEVTDVRVVQQRLAQVTFTVREDRRLPRSTTAAVKYLNMVGQRYVSLGRGSGDLGGTLEEGATVPLDRTTPALDLTLLFNGFKPLFEGLSPKDVNELAGSIVQVLQGEGATVDSLIRRIGSLSTTVAAKDKVIGAVVENLTTVLDTLNDREDSFDDLVVTLRDLVSGFDEDREPLGRAVVAMGDLTTVTADLLDDGRAPLKRDIRELGRLSRNLGEHTPQIEEFLDRTPAKMTALARLSSYGSWFNLYLCEARVSGVTTSDGSEPPTGIAITESRCRR; encoded by the coding sequence ATGACCGGCGCCGACACCGCGCACACCCGGCGCCGGCCGCTGACCGGGCCGCTGCTCAAGTCCCTCGCCTTCGTGGTGGTCACCGCCCTCGCCACCACCCTGCTCGGGCTCGGCGTCGCCGGCTCCGGCGCGGGCGGCGGGGGCCGCACCTACAAGGCCCTCTTCACCGACGTCACCGGCCTGCGGGACGGGGACAGCGTGCGCATCTCGGGCGTGACGGTCGGCGAGGTGACCGACGTCCGCGTCGTGCAGCAACGCCTCGCGCAGGTCACGTTCACCGTCCGCGAGGACCGCCGGCTGCCCCGCTCCACCACCGCTGCGGTGAAGTACCTCAACATGGTGGGCCAGCGCTACGTGTCCCTCGGACGCGGCAGCGGCGACCTCGGCGGCACCCTGGAGGAGGGCGCCACCGTGCCGCTGGACCGCACGACGCCCGCACTCGACCTGACCCTCCTCTTCAACGGCTTCAAGCCGCTGTTCGAAGGGCTCTCCCCGAAGGACGTCAACGAGCTCGCCGGATCGATCGTGCAGGTCCTCCAGGGCGAGGGCGCCACCGTCGACAGCCTGATCCGCCGCATCGGCTCGCTCAGCACCACCGTCGCCGCCAAGGACAAGGTGATCGGCGCGGTCGTCGAGAACCTCACCACCGTGCTGGACACCCTCAACGACCGCGAGGACAGCTTCGACGACCTCGTCGTCACCCTGCGGGACCTCGTCTCCGGCTTCGACGAGGACCGCGAACCCCTCGGCCGGGCCGTCGTGGCCATGGGCGACCTGACCACCGTGACCGCCGACCTCCTCGACGACGGACGCGCCCCCCTGAAGCGGGACATCCGCGAACTGGGTCGGCTCTCGCGCAACCTCGGCGAACACACCCCGCAGATCGAGGAGTTCCTCGACCGGACCCCCGCCAAGATGACCGCCCTGGCCCGACTGTCCTCCTACGGATCGTGGTTCAACCTCTACCTCTGCGAGGCACGTGTGAGCGGAGTGACCACCTCGGACGGCTCCGAACCGCCGACCGGCATCGCGATCACCGAATCGAGGTGCCGCAGATGA
- a CDS encoding MCE family protein: MNGPRGSRGHTLRHRLAGVVFVLVPALLIWLAVAVYDKKFTASDPLVVETGSVGNQMHPGAEVKLRGVVVGEVRAIDATGDGARLTLAMKPGTLDSVPSDVRAQMLPTTLFGERFVALVPPENPSSEPLAAGAVIPQDRSANAVELQQVLDDVLPMLTAVQPQKLSATLSAVSQALEGRGARLGETLSLLDEHLAEFNPHLPALNRDLRELVKVSHVYADAAPDIVTALTDFTTTSGTLAEQEAQLASTLGTTTRTAEDTTAFLRKNRGNLIRLTAAGRPTLELLAEYSSSFPCTLRTLAEFVPAMDRALGKGTDRPGVHVDVTSVAARGAYRPGRDTPVYDSGGGPRCPSVPYVGQLPRPTARSASAAADEDLGPANSPAENDLVNELLAPAAGAAPGDLPDWSSLLVGPVYRGTEVTLG, encoded by the coding sequence ATGAACGGACCCCGGGGATCCCGAGGACACACCCTGCGCCACCGGCTCGCCGGAGTGGTGTTCGTGCTGGTGCCCGCCCTGCTCATCTGGCTGGCCGTCGCCGTCTACGACAAGAAGTTCACCGCCTCCGACCCACTGGTGGTCGAGACCGGCAGCGTCGGCAACCAGATGCACCCGGGCGCCGAGGTCAAGCTGCGCGGCGTCGTCGTCGGCGAGGTCCGCGCCATCGACGCCACCGGCGACGGCGCCCGCCTCACCCTCGCCATGAAGCCCGGCACGCTGGACTCCGTCCCCTCCGACGTCCGCGCCCAGATGCTGCCCACCACCCTGTTCGGCGAACGGTTCGTGGCCCTCGTACCGCCCGAGAACCCCTCCTCCGAACCACTGGCCGCCGGAGCCGTCATCCCCCAGGACCGCTCCGCGAACGCCGTCGAACTCCAGCAGGTGCTCGACGACGTCCTGCCCATGCTCACCGCCGTCCAGCCACAGAAACTGTCCGCGACCCTGTCGGCCGTCTCGCAGGCCCTGGAAGGCCGCGGGGCCCGGCTCGGCGAGACGCTGAGCCTGCTGGACGAGCACCTGGCCGAGTTCAACCCGCACCTGCCCGCCCTCAACCGCGACCTCAGGGAACTCGTGAAGGTCAGCCACGTCTACGCGGACGCCGCGCCCGACATCGTCACGGCGCTCACCGACTTCACCACCACCAGCGGCACCCTCGCCGAGCAGGAGGCCCAACTCGCCTCCACCCTCGGCACCACGACCCGGACGGCCGAGGACACGACGGCCTTCCTGCGGAAGAACCGGGGCAACCTCATCCGCCTCACCGCCGCCGGCCGGCCGACCCTGGAACTGCTCGCCGAGTACTCCTCCTCCTTCCCGTGCACCCTGCGCACCCTCGCCGAGTTCGTCCCGGCCATGGACCGGGCGCTCGGCAAGGGCACCGACCGGCCCGGCGTCCACGTCGACGTCACCTCCGTCGCCGCGCGCGGCGCCTACCGCCCCGGCCGCGACACCCCGGTGTACGACTCCGGCGGCGGGCCGCGCTGCCCCTCCGTGCCCTACGTCGGCCAGCTGCCCCGGCCCACCGCGCGGTCCGCCTCCGCCGCGGCCGACGAGGACCTCGGACCCGCCAACTCCCCGGCGGAGAACGACCTCGTCAACGAACTGCTCGCCCCCGCCGCCGGCGCGGCCCCCGGCGACCTTCCCGACTGGAGCAGCCTCCTCGTCGGCCCCGTCTACCGCGGTACGGAGGTGACCCTCGGATGA
- a CDS encoding MlaE family ABC transporter permease: MITGALRETGRLFALAAEVSRAVFRRPFQFREFTEQFWFVASVTILPAALVSIPFGAVIALQVGSLTQQLGAQSFTGGASVLAVVQQASPLIVALLIAGAGGSAICADLGSRTIREELDAMEVMGVSPVQRLVVPRVLAAMGVAVLLNGLVSVVGILGGYFFNVVMQGGTPGAYLSSFSALAQLPDLYVSELKALIFGFIAGIVAAYRGLNPRGGPKGVGDAVNQSVVITFLLLFFVNMVMTAVYLQIVPPKGG, encoded by the coding sequence ATGATCACCGGCGCGCTGCGCGAGACCGGCCGGCTCTTCGCGCTCGCCGCCGAGGTCAGCCGCGCCGTCTTCCGAAGACCCTTCCAGTTCCGCGAGTTCACCGAACAGTTCTGGTTCGTCGCGAGCGTGACGATCCTGCCCGCCGCCCTCGTCTCGATCCCCTTCGGCGCCGTCATCGCCCTCCAGGTCGGCTCTCTCACCCAGCAGCTGGGCGCCCAGTCCTTCACCGGAGGCGCCAGCGTCCTCGCCGTCGTCCAGCAGGCGAGCCCGCTCATCGTCGCCCTGCTGATCGCCGGCGCCGGCGGCTCGGCCATCTGCGCCGACCTCGGCTCCCGCACCATCCGCGAGGAACTCGACGCGATGGAGGTCATGGGCGTCTCCCCGGTGCAGCGGCTGGTCGTGCCCCGGGTCCTGGCCGCCATGGGCGTCGCGGTCCTGCTCAACGGCCTGGTCTCCGTCGTCGGCATCCTCGGCGGCTACTTCTTCAACGTCGTCATGCAGGGCGGCACCCCCGGCGCCTACCTGTCCAGCTTCTCCGCCCTCGCCCAGCTGCCCGACCTGTACGTCAGCGAACTCAAGGCGCTGATCTTCGGGTTCATCGCCGGCATCGTCGCCGCCTACCGGGGCCTCAACCCGCGCGGCGGGCCCAAGGGCGTCGGCGACGCCGTCAACCAGTCCGTCGTCATCACGTTCCTTCTGCTCTTCTTCGTCAACATGGTGATGACGGCCGTCTACCTCCAGATCGTCCCGCCGAAGGGAGGCTGA
- a CDS encoding DUF6801 domain-containing protein, protein MRVQRAATPRPRRARAQLTSMAAFVVLAALIPTTASAADTQEVDAELPYVCAFPSGTAPVTVRISAEFPERTRAGEAFSPTGVTTTVELPAEVVADLAARDASEVRAGSALAVDVAQGSATATATWRGSSDPFALPESGPLTLTTKGDVPSVTGRSDGDLTFTAGGLAIDLTPGPGDDAGGGAGTGPLTADCTLAEDAPDMGLLATVPAGPDAPGASGPPSAPAPGGTSPAPGSGPRDRQGERSAEAPENPPGTAADRDVPPCRYDEQNPPTPLSLNAYVTGYANVKKQKAASYLPPSCVLIEGGEFQIPVDEPFDPEHLVMTLETSGEFSYQGRKETPPYDSTFLSFDFTPVRTTMVLRQTGPMRIDARMKMRFSDSFITTETYVRVPLIAHVTALQVNGTPLDVGSGCRTATSLTSADPDPAKHPGDHVVLYGKAEQVIGEDVTGYTVLTGGPLSGEVTIPAFTGCGTDGEDLDRLLTASVSGPGNYIKQVQGQTCTPLVPVFETPDTRGQCTEDLQPYQIPVAER, encoded by the coding sequence ATGAGAGTCCAACGAGCCGCCACCCCGCGGCCACGCCGAGCCCGCGCCCAGCTCACCTCGATGGCCGCGTTCGTCGTGCTCGCCGCTCTGATCCCGACCACGGCGTCGGCCGCGGACACCCAGGAGGTCGACGCCGAACTCCCCTACGTCTGCGCGTTCCCCTCGGGGACGGCGCCCGTGACGGTGCGGATCTCGGCGGAGTTCCCGGAGCGGACCCGGGCGGGCGAGGCGTTCTCCCCCACCGGCGTCACCACCACCGTGGAGCTCCCGGCGGAAGTGGTGGCGGACCTCGCCGCGCGCGACGCGTCCGAGGTACGCGCCGGCAGCGCGCTCGCCGTGGACGTGGCCCAGGGCTCGGCCACGGCCACGGCCACGTGGCGGGGAAGCTCCGACCCCTTCGCCCTGCCGGAGTCCGGGCCGCTGACGCTGACCACGAAGGGCGACGTCCCCTCGGTGACGGGCCGGAGCGACGGCGACCTGACCTTCACCGCGGGCGGCCTGGCGATCGACCTGACGCCCGGCCCGGGGGACGACGCCGGCGGCGGCGCGGGAACCGGCCCACTCACCGCCGACTGCACGCTCGCCGAGGACGCGCCGGACATGGGGCTGCTGGCCACCGTGCCGGCCGGACCGGACGCGCCGGGGGCGAGCGGTCCGCCGTCCGCACCGGCACCCGGCGGGACGTCCCCGGCACCGGGAAGCGGACCGCGGGACCGGCAGGGCGAGCGGTCGGCCGAGGCGCCGGAGAACCCTCCGGGTACCGCCGCCGACCGTGACGTGCCGCCCTGCCGCTACGACGAGCAGAATCCGCCGACGCCGCTGTCGCTCAACGCCTACGTCACGGGCTACGCCAACGTGAAGAAGCAGAAGGCCGCTTCGTACCTCCCGCCGTCCTGCGTACTGATCGAAGGGGGGGAGTTCCAGATCCCGGTCGACGAACCCTTCGACCCGGAGCACCTGGTCATGACCCTGGAGACGTCCGGCGAGTTCAGTTACCAGGGGCGCAAGGAGACGCCGCCCTACGACAGCACCTTCCTCTCCTTCGACTTCACCCCGGTGAGAACCACCATGGTGCTGAGGCAGACGGGCCCCATGAGGATCGACGCGCGCATGAAGATGCGCTTCTCCGACTCGTTCATCACCACGGAGACCTACGTACGGGTCCCCCTGATCGCCCACGTCACCGCCCTCCAGGTCAACGGCACCCCGCTGGACGTCGGTTCCGGCTGCCGGACCGCGACGTCCCTCACCTCCGCCGACCCGGACCCCGCGAAGCATCCCGGCGACCACGTGGTGCTGTACGGCAAGGCGGAACAGGTCATCGGCGAGGACGTCACCGGCTACACGGTCCTCACCGGCGGTCCGCTGTCCGGCGAGGTGACCATCCCGGCCTTCACCGGCTGCGGCACCGACGGCGAGGACCTCGACCGTCTGCTCACCGCCTCCGTCTCCGGTCCCGGCAACTACATCAAGCAGGTCCAGGGGCAGACGTGCACCCCCCTCGTCCCGGTGTTCGAAACCCCGGACACCCGGGGCCAGTGCACGGAGGACCTCCAGCCCTACCAGATCCCCGTCGCCGAGCGCTGA
- a CDS encoding helix-turn-helix domain-containing protein, with amino-acid sequence MPSIARPSVLGEPLDPLPRQFAAFMRPLLPGLLNEIRTEVTRAYPVYGRLLNGPDGHAIRQGVEQALTAFVDRVADPGTSSELRDDLLRRFGRVEAYEGRDLEVLQGAYRLGARIALRRAKTLGRQHSLSPALVLAFADALFAYVEELEAVTREGYTEVRDRAASEVSALRRQLLHLLLASSPLPQTTVSELCASAAWELPRTCFLVALRPPVPEHIQAGLDGDVLADFDIPQPHLLVPGELTPERLEMIRAALSGTRAAVGLTVPVAQAADSVRWARRVLQLVDDGVVPDAPLVRCEDHLTTLWLLSDPALVDRLAARELAPLDGLTAKRRDRLVETLRVHVSTRAPAEQVGEMLGVHAQTVRYRLRTLDTYLGDRLADPDHRFALEVALRSRHLRGRDGAR; translated from the coding sequence ATGCCCTCAATCGCACGTCCTTCGGTGCTCGGCGAGCCGCTCGACCCGCTCCCCCGGCAGTTCGCCGCCTTCATGCGGCCGCTGCTGCCGGGACTGCTGAACGAGATACGGACCGAGGTCACCCGCGCCTACCCGGTGTACGGCAGGCTGCTCAACGGCCCCGACGGCCACGCCATCCGCCAGGGTGTCGAGCAGGCGCTCACCGCCTTCGTGGACCGGGTGGCCGACCCCGGCACCAGCTCGGAGCTGCGGGACGACCTCCTGCGCAGGTTCGGCCGGGTCGAGGCCTACGAGGGCCGTGACCTGGAGGTGCTGCAGGGCGCCTACCGGCTCGGCGCGCGCATCGCGCTGCGCCGGGCCAAGACACTGGGACGGCAGCACAGCCTCTCCCCCGCCCTGGTCCTCGCCTTCGCCGACGCCCTGTTCGCCTACGTCGAGGAGCTGGAGGCCGTCACCCGGGAGGGGTACACGGAGGTACGGGACAGAGCCGCCTCCGAGGTGTCCGCGTTACGAAGACAGCTGTTACACCTGCTGCTGGCCTCCTCCCCGCTGCCCCAGACGACCGTTTCCGAACTGTGCGCGTCCGCGGCCTGGGAACTGCCCCGGACGTGCTTCCTCGTCGCCCTGCGTCCCCCGGTTCCCGAGCACATCCAGGCAGGACTCGACGGCGACGTCCTCGCCGACTTCGACATCCCGCAACCGCATCTGCTGGTGCCCGGGGAACTCACCCCCGAGCGTCTCGAGATGATCCGCGCCGCCCTGTCCGGCACGCGTGCCGCGGTGGGCCTGACCGTACCGGTCGCCCAGGCCGCGGACTCCGTCCGCTGGGCGCGCCGCGTGCTCCAGCTCGTCGACGACGGCGTCGTGCCCGACGCCCCGCTGGTCCGCTGCGAGGACCATCTGACGACCCTGTGGCTGCTGTCCGACCCCGCCCTGGTCGACCGTCTCGCCGCCCGTGAGCTCGCGCCGCTCGACGGATTGACCGCCAAGCGGCGCGACCGGCTCGTCGAGACCCTCCGGGTGCACGTGTCCACCCGCGCCCCGGCCGAACAGGTCGGCGAGATGCTGGGGGTGCACGCCCAGACGGTGCGCTACCGGCTGCGGACGCTGGACACCTACCTGGGCGACCGGCTCGCCGACCCCGACCACCGCTTCGCCCTGGAGGTGGCGCTGCGCTCGCGCCACCTGCGCGGCCGCGACGGCGCGCGGTGA
- a CDS encoding DUF4360 domain-containing protein, which yields MAGGLLLGVAAAALLGAALPAHNPATGFDDPPPDKIVIKVATVNGSGCPAGTAAVAVSADNTAFTVTYSDYLAQAGGNSDPTAARKNCQLSLLVHVPAGFTYAIASADYRGFAALQPGARATQRASYYFQGSPSTEYRSHPYAGPYDDNWQATDETDWAQLVYAPCGVQRNFNINTELRVTAGTDPRKVSYMTMDSTDGDINTVYHLAWKECPEK from the coding sequence ATGGCTGGTGGCCTGCTTCTCGGCGTGGCGGCGGCCGCGCTGCTCGGCGCCGCGTTACCCGCGCACAACCCGGCGACCGGATTCGACGACCCGCCGCCGGACAAGATCGTCATCAAGGTCGCGACGGTGAACGGGTCGGGATGTCCCGCCGGTACCGCGGCCGTCGCCGTCTCGGCCGACAACACCGCGTTCACCGTGACCTACAGCGACTACCTCGCCCAGGCCGGCGGGAACTCCGACCCCACGGCCGCCCGCAAGAACTGCCAGCTCAGTCTGCTGGTCCATGTACCGGCCGGCTTCACCTACGCCATCGCCAGCGCCGACTACCGGGGCTTCGCCGCGCTCCAGCCCGGCGCCCGGGCCACCCAGCGGGCCTCGTACTACTTCCAGGGGTCGCCCAGCACGGAGTACCGCTCCCACCCCTACGCGGGGCCCTACGACGACAACTGGCAGGCCACGGACGAGACCGACTGGGCGCAGCTCGTCTACGCGCCCTGCGGTGTGCAGCGCAACTTCAACATCAACACCGAGCTGAGAGTCACCGCCGGGACCGACCCGCGGAAGGTCAGCTACATGACCATGGACTCCACGGACGGCGACATCAACACGGTGTACCACCTCGCGTGGAAGGAGTGCCCGGAGAAGTGA
- a CDS encoding beta-galactosidase, whose protein sequence is MELSRRTFTALTGTAALGLALAGSGGAATGPRGPRVVPTGPPPPPPAADGGRHRVAFDRHSLLVDDRRLVLWSAEMHPFRLPSPSLWRDVLQKLRAHGFNAVDVPVPWNLHSPAPGVHDFTGVRDLNRFLSTAAEERLYVVLRPGPYLGADLDAGGLPGWLTAAAGTARTDDPEYLRHAEEWLGAVDAIAVRHLFTAGGGTVLLYRLEDGSPVPADDPAARAHRARLYAKVRADRIDVPVLDGDGWFGDRGTGPRTAGFSAGAGGGAADPWGGAPSGGEGYARVREVHDAVHERRRRLTALADRITVHHTGMGFGGTSWGWLPGPGVYTSYDYGAVLDEGRLPAPDMAAVQQLGHLVRTVPDLARLEEAGDGPRRAADGRLTVRHLANPDTGARVYVVHNDTDEEVRAPLPGTGIEVPVTVAAGDAKLLAAGLRLGHRTLAWTTAQPMLSISTGRQDVAVFVGRHRESAQLALDCERQPGVDRADTEPAWAYERGRLNVVVPLGEGGLSRVLVKDGDSETPLVLLFADDETALRLWPYETPAGPLLVYGPALLRSAELRDSTLHLTGDVGIETGVEVWGPRGIAEVTWNGEPVPTYVGRARSRVMEGLMPAVRAVALPALDGWRFRTENPEADPDFDDSAWTVAGRTTSHSTTPVPEGGPVLFADDYGFHHGDVWYRGRMEDTRGIRSVALSYSTGTQGLLMAWLDGRPLGTHRMPVPDEDTAGQGTWTATARLDVPEELRTPGEHVLSVLVRPMQHAGTAPGEDAHKAARGLVAAEFTGGTPAVEWRIRGAAEPERVCGPYNNGGLYGERRGWHLPDHDDRRWRTVDLPRAERRQGVAWYRTRFRLGLGPDLDASVGLTLEDDPERAYRVQIFLNGWNLGQYVNDVGPQHTFVLPNGILRARGSNTLALAVLSDGTTPAGPHTVRLTLLDAVRGGVPVEPVDSPER, encoded by the coding sequence TTGGAGCTCAGCAGGCGCACCTTCACCGCCCTGACCGGCACGGCCGCGCTCGGCCTCGCGCTCGCCGGCAGCGGCGGGGCGGCGACCGGCCCGCGGGGGCCGCGCGTCGTGCCGACCGGACCGCCGCCCCCGCCGCCGGCCGCCGACGGCGGTCGCCACCGCGTCGCCTTCGACCGGCACTCCCTGCTGGTCGACGACCGGCGCCTGGTGCTGTGGTCCGCCGAGATGCACCCGTTCCGGCTGCCGAGCCCGTCGCTGTGGCGGGACGTTCTGCAGAAGCTGCGCGCCCACGGCTTCAACGCGGTCGACGTGCCCGTGCCCTGGAACCTGCACTCCCCCGCGCCCGGCGTGCACGACTTCACCGGGGTGCGCGACCTGAACCGCTTCCTGTCCACGGCCGCCGAGGAGCGGCTGTACGTGGTGCTGCGGCCCGGCCCCTACCTCGGCGCGGACCTGGATGCCGGCGGCCTCCCCGGCTGGCTGACGGCCGCCGCGGGGACCGCGCGCACCGACGACCCCGAGTACCTGCGGCACGCCGAGGAGTGGCTGGGCGCGGTCGACGCGATCGCCGTGCGCCACCTGTTCACCGCGGGCGGCGGCACCGTGCTGCTGTACCGGCTGGAGGACGGGAGCCCGGTGCCCGCCGACGACCCCGCCGCGCGCGCCCACCGGGCCCGCCTGTACGCGAAGGTGCGCGCCGACCGCATCGACGTGCCGGTGCTGGACGGGGACGGCTGGTTCGGCGACCGCGGCACCGGGCCCCGCACGGCCGGCTTCTCCGCCGGGGCGGGCGGCGGGGCGGCCGACCCGTGGGGCGGGGCGCCCTCCGGCGGCGAGGGGTACGCCCGGGTACGCGAGGTCCACGACGCCGTGCACGAGCGGCGGCGCCGTCTCACCGCCCTCGCCGACCGGATCACCGTGCACCACACCGGCATGGGATTCGGCGGCACGTCGTGGGGCTGGCTGCCCGGGCCGGGTGTGTACACCTCGTACGACTACGGGGCGGTGCTCGACGAGGGGCGCCTGCCGGCCCCGGACATGGCCGCCGTCCAGCAGCTCGGGCACCTGGTGCGGACCGTGCCGGACCTCGCCCGGCTGGAGGAGGCCGGGGACGGCCCGCGGCGGGCGGCGGACGGCCGGCTGACGGTGCGCCACCTCGCCAACCCGGACACCGGCGCGCGGGTGTATGTGGTGCACAACGACACCGACGAGGAGGTCCGCGCCCCGCTGCCGGGCACCGGCATCGAGGTGCCGGTCACCGTGGCCGCCGGGGACGCCAAGCTGCTCGCCGCCGGCCTGCGCCTCGGCCACCGCACACTCGCCTGGACCACCGCCCAGCCGATGCTCAGCATCTCCACCGGACGGCAGGACGTGGCCGTGTTCGTCGGACGTCACAGGGAGAGCGCCCAGTTGGCGCTGGACTGCGAGCGGCAGCCGGGCGTCGACCGTGCGGACACCGAACCCGCCTGGGCCTACGAGCGGGGCCGGCTGAACGTGGTCGTACCGCTCGGGGAAGGCGGGTTGAGCCGGGTGCTGGTCAAGGACGGCGACTCCGAGACCCCCCTCGTGCTGCTGTTCGCCGACGACGAGACCGCGCTGCGCCTGTGGCCGTACGAGACCCCGGCCGGGCCGCTGCTGGTCTACGGCCCCGCCCTGCTGCGCTCGGCCGAACTGCGCGACTCCACCCTCCACCTGACCGGCGACGTCGGCATCGAGACCGGCGTGGAGGTGTGGGGGCCGCGCGGGATCGCCGAGGTCACCTGGAACGGCGAGCCGGTGCCCACCTACGTCGGCCGGGCCCGCAGCCGGGTGATGGAAGGGCTGATGCCGGCCGTGCGCGCGGTGGCGCTGCCCGCCCTCGACGGCTGGCGGTTCCGCACCGAGAACCCGGAGGCCGACCCGGACTTCGACGACTCCGCGTGGACGGTGGCCGGCCGGACCACGTCCCACAGCACCACGCCCGTGCCCGAGGGCGGGCCCGTGCTGTTCGCGGACGACTACGGCTTCCACCACGGCGACGTCTGGTACCGGGGGCGGATGGAGGACACCAGGGGCATCCGGTCGGTGGCACTGTCGTACAGCACCGGCACGCAAGGCCTGCTGATGGCCTGGCTGGACGGCCGGCCGCTCGGCACCCACCGCATGCCGGTGCCGGACGAGGACACCGCCGGACAGGGCACCTGGACGGCCACCGCGCGCCTCGACGTCCCCGAGGAGCTGCGCACCCCCGGGGAGCACGTGCTGTCCGTACTCGTACGGCCCATGCAGCACGCCGGGACCGCTCCCGGCGAGGACGCCCACAAGGCCGCGCGCGGGCTGGTCGCCGCCGAGTTCACGGGCGGCACCCCCGCCGTCGAGTGGCGCATCAGGGGCGCCGCCGAGCCCGAGCGGGTGTGCGGGCCGTACAACAACGGCGGGCTGTACGGCGAACGGCGCGGCTGGCACCTGCCCGACCACGACGACCGCCGCTGGCGGACGGTGGACCTCCCGCGCGCGGAGCGGCGGCAGGGCGTGGCCTGGTACCGCACCCGCTTCCGGCTCGGGCTCGGCCCCGACCTGGACGCGTCGGTCGGGCTCACCCTGGAGGACGACCCGGAGCGCGCCTACCGGGTGCAGATCTTCCTCAACGGCTGGAACCTCGGCCAGTACGTCAACGACGTGGGCCCGCAGCACACCTTCGTGCTGCCGAACGGCATCCTGCGGGCCCGCGGCTCCAACACCCTGGCACTCGCGGTGCTGTCCGACGGGACCACGCCGGCCGGGCCGCACACGGTCAGGCTGACGCTGCTGGACGCGGTGCGCGGCGGTGTCCCGGTGGAGCCGGTGGACTCACCGGAGAGGTGA